Proteins encoded together in one Drosophila nasuta strain 15112-1781.00 unplaced genomic scaffold, ASM2355853v1 ctg57_pilon, whole genome shotgun sequence window:
- the LOC132798009 gene encoding homeobox protein 6-like produces the protein MEGTKSKADAEFDESQLKERDESQPQEDWDIESDIESIEEKKTNINMANTVEAQRAYLKQVSATIPEFDGKKLHLNRFVTALKLTNLTKGDQEALAVEVIKTKIIGPLTYKVEHATSIQAIINILQANVKGESPDVITAKLMNAQQKGKTASQYATEIDNMRKQLEAAYIDGGLDADNADKFATKESISAMIKNCANESLKMILTAGTFSTFNDAMEKYIHCSTEMTGNANTVLFYNGNNRRGNYNANYRGRGRNNYNQNGNNNNNRGRGSGRGNNRGGGNRRGNQSQNNNQHQNENNNRNVRNVQSEKSQTPLSNQQ, from the exons ATGGAGGGCACCAAGTCAAAAGCGGACG CGGAATTCGACGAAAGCCAGCTAAAAGAACGGGACGAGTCACAACCGCAAGAGGATTGGGATATCGAAAGCGATATCGAGTCTATAGAAGAGAAAAAGACAAATATAAACATGGCCAATACAGTGGAAGCTCAGAGAGCATACCTTAAACAGGTATCCGCCACAATACCTGAATTCGATGGTAAGAAGCTCCATCTAAACAGGTTTGTGACAGCATTAAAGTTGACGAATCTAACTAAAGGAGATCAGGAAGCTTTAGCCGTAGAGGTCATCAAGACCAAAATTATTGGACCATTGACATATAAAGTCGAACATGCGACATCAATACAAGCAATAATTAACATATTGCAGGCAAACGTAAAAGGAGAATCACCTGACGTTATAACAGCCAAGTTAATGAATGCCcaacaaaaaggcaaaacCGCGTCCCAGTACGCTACCGAAATAGACAACATGCGTAAGCAGCTCGAAGCAGCTTACATAGACGGCGGATTAGACGCCGATAATGCTGACAAATTCGCGACAAAAGAGTCGATATCGGCAATGATCAAAAACTGTGCCAATGAGTCACTAAAAATGATCTTAACAGCAGGTACATTCAGTACATTCAATGATGCaatggaaaaatatatacattgcAGTACAGAAATGACCGGCAATGCCAACACCGTCTTATTCTACAATGGGAATAATAGACGAGGTAATTATAATGCCAACTACCGCGGTAGAGGCAGAAATAATTACAACCAGAAtggtaacaacaataataacagagGTCGCGGAAGCGGCCGTGGCAATAACAGAGGCGGAGGTAACCGAAGGGGTAACCAAAGCCAAAATAACAATCAACATCAAAATGAGAATAACAACCGAAATGTGCGTAACGTACAATCGGAAAAAAGCCAAACCCCCTTAAGCAATCAGCAGTAA